Proteins from a genomic interval of Paenibacillus sp. FSL H8-0048:
- a CDS encoding TetR/AcrR family transcriptional regulator, giving the protein MKISVKDTKRKAILDASTELLALKQTATLQEIADHAGIGIATLHRYFSTRELLLDALALNAIGLVEEALGGVTAEDHDMLLFLTEVFEALIPLGGKVSFLSSAASVDENPHIVAEEARIKQPLREAVEGWQARGLLNAGMSAHWIITVMYNLLFVAWQEIQKGNIAKNDAPKLLVTTVLQGFGRTGHGEGR; this is encoded by the coding sequence ATGAAAATCAGTGTCAAAGATACCAAACGAAAGGCTATTCTGGATGCGTCTACGGAGCTGTTGGCGCTCAAGCAGACGGCTACGCTGCAGGAGATCGCGGATCACGCAGGGATCGGCATTGCAACGCTGCACCGGTATTTCTCTACCAGGGAGCTGCTGCTGGATGCATTGGCGCTTAATGCGATCGGGCTGGTGGAAGAAGCGCTCGGGGGAGTTACCGCAGAGGACCATGATATGCTGCTATTCCTGACGGAAGTGTTCGAGGCGCTGATTCCTTTGGGCGGCAAGGTGTCTTTTCTCAGCTCTGCAGCCTCAGTGGACGAGAATCCGCATATTGTAGCCGAAGAAGCACGGATCAAGCAGCCGCTGCGGGAAGCGGTGGAGGGCTGGCAGGCACGCGGATTGCTGAATGCCGGAATGAGCGCCCACTGGATCATCACGGTCATGTATAATCTTTTGTTCGTTGCCTGGCAGGAGATCCAGAAGGGGAATATTGCGAAGAATGATGCTCCGAAGCTGCTGGTTACTACAGTCCTCCAAGGCTTCGGCAGAACAGGGCATGGGGAGGGCAGGTAA
- a CDS encoding glycoside hydrolase family 5 protein: MIEMKEWIGYTRGVNLGGWLSQCPYQHSHYDSFITEKDIETIASWGLDHVRLPVDYEVIEDTGNAETYAGFKHIDNCIRWCAAHGLNLIIDLHKTPGFSFDSVAANSLFDDPALQERFLNLWKAIASRYASYKDTVAFELLNEIVEKDSSRWNALAHRTITEIRKHAPETKIVIGGIQWNSVHTLVLLDQPFDENIVYTFHFYEPFLFTHQRAAWVEQMPKSSMEYPGDLANYRSTSAAIGAFGSGLHADGISEMGPAYMTSLIQNAIDVAAERNVYLYCGEYGVIEQAPPQGVVNWYRDVHGVFEQYKIGRAAWTYKKMDFGISDRYDSSITSEIIAYL; the protein is encoded by the coding sequence ATGATCGAGATGAAAGAATGGATTGGTTATACCAGAGGGGTGAATCTCGGAGGCTGGCTGTCCCAGTGTCCGTATCAGCATTCCCATTATGATAGCTTCATTACAGAGAAGGATATCGAGACGATTGCCTCCTGGGGTCTGGACCATGTCCGGCTGCCGGTGGATTATGAAGTGATAGAGGATACGGGGAATGCAGAGACTTACGCCGGGTTCAAGCATATCGACAATTGCATCCGCTGGTGTGCTGCTCATGGGCTGAATCTCATTATTGATCTGCATAAGACACCGGGCTTCTCCTTCGACAGCGTGGCCGCGAATTCCCTGTTCGATGATCCGGCGCTCCAGGAGCGGTTCCTGAATCTGTGGAAGGCGATTGCCAGCCGGTATGCCAGCTATAAGGATACTGTGGCTTTTGAATTGCTCAATGAGATTGTGGAGAAAGACAGCAGCCGCTGGAATGCGTTGGCCCACCGGACGATTACGGAGATCCGCAAGCATGCGCCGGAGACCAAAATCGTTATCGGCGGCATCCAGTGGAACAGCGTGCACACCCTCGTGCTGCTGGATCAGCCTTTTGATGAGAATATCGTGTACACATTCCACTTCTATGAGCCGTTCCTGTTCACACACCAGCGTGCGGCTTGGGTGGAGCAGATGCCTAAGAGCAGCATGGAGTATCCGGGGGACCTTGCGAACTACCGCAGCACTTCGGCGGCTATTGGCGCTTTTGGCTCCGGGCTTCATGCAGATGGGATCAGCGAGATGGGTCCAGCGTACATGACCAGCCTGATTCAGAACGCCATCGACGTTGCTGCGGAGCGGAATGTGTATCTGTACTGCGGCGAATATGGGGTCATTGAGCAAGCTCCGCCGCAGGGTGTGGTGAACTGGTACCGGGATGTGCATGGGGTATTCGAGCAATACAAGATAGGCCGGGCCGCCTGGACGTATAAAAAGATGGACTTCGGCATCTCGGACCGGTACGACAGCAGTATAACGTCTGAGATTATTGCTTATTTATAA
- a CDS encoding ROK family transcriptional regulator, translating into MKIQTAGTPKVMRNLNEFLILDRIIGGGPQSRADLSRYTGLSKPTVSSAIAHLIERGLVRETGRAENTQGRKATLVEFNPKCFYTLGAEVGGSSLRIALADMSGEICYYKQLPMPERGLTEAVCQDFLVQSIEGLLADSGISREKLRAAAFGIPGVVDPADGSVSDLVAPLRGCEGVLSRTNLARLLPVPVVTENDVNLAALAEYTSSGMEASASLLYFSIGAGTGGGLIIHGEIYRGLGGGAGELANLMLSAGRLEDVLSTDGLRQLANRMSKEHTGAGETAYLLSIPGGPAEQIWNEVRRGEPLALAIIEAYCNLLAEAIGSICTVMAPTTVVLGGELGSHGEILLEKLESRVSGLHRKPRLAASSHGDRDVVLGAVLTAVQLAFGEMRA; encoded by the coding sequence GTGAAAATTCAAACGGCGGGGACCCCCAAGGTCATGCGCAATCTGAATGAATTTCTGATTCTGGACCGGATCATCGGCGGCGGACCGCAATCCAGAGCGGATCTTAGCCGGTATACCGGCTTAAGCAAGCCTACGGTATCCTCGGCCATTGCTCATCTTATAGAACGCGGACTGGTCAGAGAGACCGGCAGAGCGGAGAATACCCAGGGCCGCAAAGCGACTCTAGTGGAATTCAATCCGAAATGCTTCTATACCCTGGGGGCTGAGGTAGGGGGAAGCAGCCTGCGGATAGCGCTTGCGGATATGAGCGGAGAGATCTGCTATTACAAGCAGCTGCCTATGCCGGAGAGAGGGCTGACAGAGGCGGTGTGTCAAGATTTTCTGGTGCAGAGCATTGAGGGACTGCTTGCGGATTCCGGGATTTCCCGGGAGAAGCTGCGGGCCGCGGCCTTCGGAATTCCAGGCGTAGTGGACCCGGCAGATGGCAGCGTGTCTGACCTCGTTGCCCCGCTGCGCGGGTGTGAAGGGGTGCTCTCAAGGACTAATCTGGCCCGGCTGCTCCCCGTGCCTGTTGTGACGGAGAATGATGTCAACCTCGCGGCGCTGGCGGAATATACCTCTTCGGGGATGGAGGCAAGCGCCTCTCTCCTGTACTTCTCCATCGGCGCAGGAACCGGGGGCGGCCTCATTATCCACGGGGAGATCTACCGGGGGCTTGGCGGCGGTGCAGGTGAATTAGCCAATCTGATGCTGAGCGCGGGCAGGCTGGAGGATGTACTGTCTACGGACGGATTAAGGCAGCTGGCTAACCGGATGTCAAAAGAACACACCGGTGCAGGTGAAACAGCGTATCTGCTGTCCATACCGGGAGGACCGGCGGAGCAGATATGGAATGAAGTGCGCAGAGGTGAGCCTCTTGCACTTGCTATTATCGAGGCCTACTGCAATCTGCTTGCAGAGGCAATAGGCAGTATTTGTACCGTGATGGCTCCAACAACGGTGGTCCTTGGAGGCGAACTGGGCAGCCATGGGGAGATCCTGCTGGAGAAGCTGGAATCCCGGGTAAGCGGGCTTCACCGGAAGCCCCGGCTGGCTGCGTCCAGCCACGGGGACAGGGATGTGGTGCTTGGAGCGGTGCTGACCGCGGTCCAATTGGCTTTTGGTGAGATGCGGGCCTAA
- a CDS encoding alpha-L-arabinofuranosidase C-terminal domain-containing protein: MKIQITDKPGVSISKGMIGLFFEDINYGLDGGLHAEMIENRSFEFMKAQGDRGSYSESHDGLYGWTAYPAEASGATLQIGTEHPQNEVNPHYLAFTAGEMQNAFTNKAYDGVSLKPGLTYGVSFYARAEGYAGGIEVSVERNSTVMAQAVIATAVSGEWTRYTAQLSSSEPVSYGDFVIRLDEPGTVCFDFISMIPSDAVLGLFRRDLVGLLEEMKPGFLRFPGGCIVEGYNLENRYQWKRSVGAAEQRKNNSSRWALHGNNEENQYTSEYSHYNQSLGIGFYEYFLLCEYLGARPIPVLNVGLACQFQSTEHVGVHDEDFQEYIQDALDLLEFANGPVDSPWGRLRSEMGHPEPFGLEMIGIGNEQWETEHADFFIRYDLFEQAIHAAYPSVQLIGSAGPDVSSDNYTRAWEYYRKRAEGNPNFVYAIDEHYYVKPEWLCENVHFYDQYPRDIKVFAGEYAGHYGNGMNSPHFNSWGAALAEAAFLTGLERNADIVVLASYAPLFARLGYAQWSPDMIWFDGENSYGTPSYYVQQLYSTLMGTKVLQTVHDQEEIPYTVSYDEEQQALYVKLVNTQDRTIQVELETALFLTGSGEAYVMQGEETEVNSIEAPRNIAPKRVPLETASRMVYTLEPKSFHVLRMECGVR, encoded by the coding sequence ATGAAAATACAAATTACAGATAAACCCGGAGTGTCGATCTCCAAGGGGATGATCGGGCTCTTCTTCGAGGATATCAACTATGGGCTGGACGGCGGGCTGCATGCTGAGATGATTGAGAACCGTTCCTTCGAGTTCATGAAGGCGCAGGGCGATAGAGGGAGCTACAGTGAGAGCCATGACGGGCTCTATGGCTGGACGGCTTATCCCGCAGAGGCCAGCGGAGCCACCCTTCAGATTGGGACGGAGCATCCGCAGAATGAGGTCAATCCCCATTACCTGGCGTTTACCGCCGGGGAGATGCAGAACGCTTTTACCAATAAGGCCTATGATGGCGTGTCTCTGAAGCCGGGACTTACGTATGGGGTATCCTTCTATGCCAGAGCGGAGGGGTATGCAGGGGGTATTGAAGTTTCCGTTGAGCGAAATAGCACAGTTATGGCGCAGGCTGTCATCGCGACAGCGGTGAGTGGTGAATGGACACGCTATACGGCGCAGCTTAGCAGCAGTGAGCCTGTATCGTATGGGGATTTCGTCATCCGGCTGGATGAGCCGGGCACGGTCTGCTTCGACTTCATTTCCATGATTCCCTCCGATGCGGTGCTGGGCTTGTTCCGCCGGGATCTGGTCGGGCTGCTGGAGGAGATGAAGCCGGGCTTCCTGCGTTTCCCGGGTGGTTGTATTGTTGAGGGCTATAACCTGGAGAACCGCTACCAATGGAAGCGGAGTGTGGGAGCCGCTGAGCAGCGCAAGAATAACAGCAGCCGCTGGGCGCTGCACGGGAATAATGAAGAGAATCAGTACACGAGCGAGTACAGCCACTATAATCAGAGCCTGGGGATCGGGTTCTATGAGTATTTCCTGCTGTGTGAATACCTGGGGGCACGGCCGATTCCGGTGCTGAATGTGGGGCTGGCCTGCCAGTTCCAGTCTACTGAGCATGTGGGCGTACATGATGAAGATTTCCAGGAATATATTCAGGATGCGCTGGACCTGCTGGAATTCGCCAACGGACCGGTCGATTCACCGTGGGGCCGCCTGCGGAGTGAGATGGGTCACCCGGAGCCGTTCGGTCTGGAGATGATCGGAATCGGCAATGAGCAGTGGGAGACGGAGCATGCGGACTTTTTCATCAGATACGATCTGTTCGAGCAGGCGATTCATGCGGCTTACCCGTCTGTGCAGCTAATCGGCTCTGCCGGGCCGGATGTCAGCTCTGACAACTACACCCGGGCTTGGGAATATTACCGGAAGCGGGCTGAGGGCAATCCAAACTTTGTCTACGCTATCGATGAGCATTATTATGTGAAGCCGGAATGGCTGTGCGAGAACGTGCATTTCTATGATCAATATCCGCGGGATATCAAGGTGTTCGCCGGGGAATATGCGGGCCACTATGGCAACGGGATGAATTCGCCGCACTTCAACAGCTGGGGCGCTGCGCTGGCAGAAGCCGCATTCCTGACGGGCCTTGAGCGCAATGCCGATATCGTCGTGCTGGCCTCCTATGCGCCGCTGTTTGCCAGACTCGGCTATGCCCAATGGTCGCCGGACATGATCTGGTTCGATGGCGAGAACAGCTACGGTACGCCAAGCTACTATGTGCAGCAACTGTACAGTACGCTGATGGGAACGAAGGTGCTGCAGACGGTACATGACCAGGAGGAGATTCCTTACACTGTATCTTATGATGAGGAGCAGCAGGCCCTCTATGTGAAGCTGGTGAACACGCAGGACCGTACCATTCAGGTGGAGCTGGAGACTGCGCTGTTCTTGACCGGAAGCGGCGAAGCCTATGTGATGCAGGGCGAGGAGACGGAAGTGAACTCGATTGAGGCTCCACGCAACATCGCGCCTAAGCGTGTGCCGCTTGAAACCGCAAGCCGGATGGTTTATACACTTGAGCCGAAGTCGTTCCATGTGCTGCGGATGGAGTGCGGGGTAAGGTAA
- a CDS encoding GNAT family N-acetyltransferase, with protein sequence MSTLQVEIVSRLNEEQKLEVARLYYQAFTLKFSGIWIFSRKEQEIVDVLSRCLHYDKALYAVYEGRVVGFAGMETGKGFFMTLSYRSLRQTFGLFGGAWRYAAYGIFRLLHGNTPSNAVHIDPLVVSEQARGLGVGTRLLEAVFAWSREADRSKVLLEVVDTNPLAKKLYERVGFRTFKVQNTRLFSSQAGFHKVLHMEKMLN encoded by the coding sequence ATGTCAACACTGCAAGTAGAGATTGTGAGCCGCCTGAATGAAGAACAGAAACTTGAGGTCGCCAGGCTATATTATCAGGCTTTCACCTTGAAATTCAGCGGAATATGGATCTTCTCCCGTAAAGAGCAGGAGATTGTGGACGTGCTGAGCCGCTGCCTGCATTATGACAAGGCCCTGTATGCGGTGTATGAGGGAAGGGTCGTAGGCTTTGCCGGTATGGAGACGGGAAAGGGCTTCTTCATGACGCTGAGTTACCGTTCGCTCAGACAGACCTTCGGGTTGTTCGGCGGCGCTTGGCGCTATGCAGCCTATGGCATCTTCCGCCTGCTTCATGGCAATACCCCCTCTAATGCAGTGCATATCGATCCGCTTGTAGTGTCCGAGCAGGCCAGAGGATTGGGTGTCGGAACCCGGCTGCTGGAGGCCGTCTTCGCATGGTCCCGGGAAGCGGACCGCAGTAAGGTGCTGCTGGAGGTTGTCGATACCAATCCGCTGGCGAAGAAGCTGTATGAGCGGGTGGGCTTCCGGACCTTCAAGGTGCAGAATACCCGGTTGTTCTCCTCGCAGGCCGGCTTCCACAAAGTGCTGCATATGGAGAAAATGCTAAATTAG
- a CDS encoding ROK family protein, which produces MNMLTAGIDVGGTKTLLCLTDEDGTVLEQYKVETQLSREPEVFFRWLFAELEQLCKRNGTTLASLKGVGIGFPGVMNERTGTLTSAPALNWPGAMDIRPIIAAYYPGLVVLDNDVNMAAMGEYAAGSAAGSEHFMMITVGTGVGSALFLNGQLYRGASFAAGEIGYLIVEPGAVHAAADPEYSEFGPFEMEVSGTGIGAKAAARLHGNNSSSLIRELAQGGTVRAEHVFAAAQQQDETALALLDHAYEQMAAAVKNIAITLDLELVVLGGGVVEKNPGYVQEVAARVSRYTPKQSLLIRQAVLGNQAGAIGAAAAARSRLNAGTGQN; this is translated from the coding sequence ATGAATATGTTAACAGCAGGAATTGATGTGGGCGGAACCAAAACACTGCTATGCCTGACGGATGAAGATGGAACGGTGCTTGAGCAGTACAAGGTGGAGACGCAGCTGAGCCGGGAGCCTGAGGTGTTCTTCCGCTGGTTATTCGCCGAATTGGAGCAGCTCTGCAAGCGTAACGGCACTACGCTCGCTTCTCTGAAGGGAGTGGGCATCGGGTTCCCGGGAGTCATGAATGAGCGCACCGGCACACTGACCAGCGCACCGGCGCTTAATTGGCCAGGAGCTATGGATATCCGTCCGATAATTGCCGCTTATTATCCCGGACTGGTGGTGCTCGACAATGATGTGAATATGGCCGCAATGGGCGAGTATGCAGCGGGATCGGCTGCCGGGTCTGAGCATTTCATGATGATCACGGTCGGGACGGGAGTGGGCAGCGCCTTGTTCCTGAACGGCCAGCTCTACCGGGGAGCCAGCTTCGCTGCGGGTGAGATCGGCTATCTCATCGTTGAGCCGGGAGCCGTTCATGCTGCTGCCGATCCGGAGTACAGTGAGTTCGGCCCGTTTGAGATGGAGGTATCCGGCACGGGAATCGGAGCGAAGGCGGCAGCCAGACTGCACGGGAATAACAGCAGTTCATTGATCCGGGAGCTGGCCCAGGGCGGTACAGTCCGGGCGGAGCATGTATTTGCAGCGGCGCAGCAGCAGGATGAGACCGCACTTGCGCTGCTGGATCATGCGTATGAACAGATGGCAGCGGCAGTCAAGAATATTGCGATTACGCTCGATCTGGAGCTGGTGGTTCTGGGCGGAGGTGTCGTGGAGAAGAACCCTGGCTATGTGCAGGAGGTGGCAGCGCGGGTCAGCCGGTATACACCCAAGCAATCTTTATTGATCCGGCAGGCGGTGCTTGGTAATCAGGCGGGAGCGATAGGTGCTGCGGCCGCGGCCCGAAGCAGGCTGAACGCAGGAACCGGGCAGAATTGA
- a CDS encoding transposase — MAPEDKYSQIFEHLHLAPVLFALRKKSHRGRPEKLNVPAMIYSLLIAKMENIEFVSALVRRLNHSHEFRVQCRFTGSDNIPSQASYSRLIHALAQTGMLEQLQDRLVTSALEEGFVSGTHLAVDSSMVEAWDCQFSESASKRRAARREQKKGEAPGAEQLQLEHQEPEPKAVNAPLKKPRYSKPGRPSQAEKERRREEMEAYEQSLGPFQKTIEAMLPYTYDELLTELPRHAARCDKKNTKGRMTSYYGFKANLLVDTDSQYILSGLFSSANPNDQRMAVVLLKGLLLKFPMLKVKHILGDKGYDCAAIYQLIHTLGAYPAISLIHHKDPPAGMNLDYTPVCAQGHTYRYDSFDAKYETLKYTRPSECKGCELSGSDCQKVFKIRMQTDLRLHTYPARGSESFTTLYNKRTAVERVFAYLKEYFGMKRTRHRGVRASVDFQLSTLAYNLSKFALDKLNQQLRDSQQVA, encoded by the coding sequence ATGGCTCCGGAAGATAAATATAGCCAAATCTTTGAACACTTACATTTAGCTCCAGTTCTGTTCGCACTGCGGAAAAAGAGCCACCGTGGACGGCCTGAAAAACTAAACGTACCTGCCATGATCTACTCGCTGCTGATTGCCAAAATGGAGAACATCGAGTTTGTCTCTGCCTTGGTCCGGCGATTGAATCATAGCCACGAATTTCGAGTCCAGTGCCGGTTTACGGGCTCGGACAATATTCCCAGTCAGGCCTCCTATTCTCGTTTGATTCATGCCCTAGCGCAAACGGGAATGCTGGAACAACTTCAGGATCGCCTAGTCACCTCTGCCCTAGAAGAAGGTTTTGTGAGCGGCACCCATCTGGCTGTGGATTCCTCGATGGTTGAGGCATGGGATTGCCAATTTAGCGAATCAGCCTCCAAGCGTCGTGCGGCTCGCCGGGAGCAAAAGAAAGGCGAAGCTCCGGGGGCCGAACAACTTCAGCTCGAACATCAAGAGCCTGAGCCGAAGGCGGTGAACGCGCCGCTGAAGAAACCCAGGTACAGCAAGCCAGGTCGTCCATCCCAGGCCGAAAAGGAACGTCGGCGCGAGGAAATGGAAGCCTATGAACAAAGTCTCGGACCGTTCCAGAAAACCATTGAAGCGATGTTGCCGTACACGTACGATGAACTGCTGACCGAGTTGCCCCGGCATGCTGCGCGTTGTGACAAGAAAAATACGAAGGGCCGAATGACCAGCTATTACGGGTTCAAGGCGAATCTGCTGGTCGACACGGACAGCCAGTATATCCTCAGTGGGCTCTTTAGTTCGGCCAATCCGAATGACCAGCGTATGGCGGTCGTCCTTCTCAAAGGCCTGCTCCTAAAGTTTCCGATGCTAAAGGTCAAGCATATCTTGGGCGACAAAGGCTACGACTGCGCGGCAATCTACCAGTTGATTCATACGCTCGGCGCCTATCCTGCGATTTCCCTGATTCACCATAAAGACCCGCCTGCAGGAATGAATCTGGATTACACGCCGGTGTGCGCTCAAGGACATACGTACCGTTACGACAGTTTTGATGCCAAGTATGAGACCCTGAAGTACACCCGGCCTAGCGAATGCAAAGGCTGTGAGCTTTCCGGTTCCGATTGCCAAAAAGTGTTTAAAATTCGCATGCAAACGGATTTGCGGTTGCACACTTATCCCGCCAGAGGTAGCGAAAGTTTTACCACCCTGTACAACAAGCGGACGGCCGTGGAGCGTGTGTTTGCCTATCTCAAAGAGTATTTCGGGATGAAACGCACACGTCACCGGGGTGTCCGGGCAAGTGTCGATTTCCAGCTCAGTACGCTCGCGTACAATTTGAGTAAGTTTGCATTAGACAAATTGAATCAGCAGTTGAGAGACTCCCAGCAAGTGGCCTGA